A stretch of Rhinopithecus roxellana isolate Shanxi Qingling chromosome 12, ASM756505v1, whole genome shotgun sequence DNA encodes these proteins:
- the TMEM125 gene encoding transmembrane protein 125 translates to MSEQQAQAPGGRGLPPDMLAEQVELWWSQQPRRSALCFVVAVGLVAGCGAGGVALLSTTSSRSGEWRLATGTVLCLLALLVLVKQLMSSAVQDMNCIRQAHHVALLRSGGGADALVVLLSGLVLLVTGLTLAGLAAAPAPARPLAAMLSVGIALAALGSLLLLGLLLYQVGVSGHCPSICMPTSSTHSGHGSHSSIFSISGQLSAGRRHETTSSIASLI, encoded by the coding sequence ATGTCTGAACAGCAGGCTCAAGCCCCAGGGGGCCGGGGGCTGCCCCCGGACATGCTGGCAGAGCAAGTGGAGCTGTGGTGGTCCCAGCAGCCACGGCGCTCGGCGCTCTGCTTTGTCGTGGCGGTGGGCCTCGTGGCAGGCTGTGGGGCGGGCGGTGTGGCACTGCTGTCAACCACCAGCAGCCGCTCAGGTGAATGGCGGCTAGCAACGGGCACTGTGCTCTGTCTGCTGGCTCTGCTGGTTCTGGTGAAACAGCTGATGAGCTCAGCTGTGCAGGACATGAACTGCATCCGCCAGGCCCACCATGTGGCCCTCCTGCGCAGTGGTGGAGGGGCCGATGCCCTCGTGGTGCTGCTGAGTGGCCTCGTGCTGCTGGTCACTGGCCTGACTCTGGCCGGGCTGGccgctgcccctgcccctgctcgGCCGCTGGCCGCCATGCTGTCTGTGGGCATTGCTCTGGCTGCCTTGGGCTCGCTTTTGCTGCTGGGCCTGCTGCTATATCAAGTGGGCGTGAGCGGACACTGCCCCTCCATCTGTATGCCCACCTCCTCCACCCACAGTGGCCATGGCAGCCATAGCAGCATCTTCAGCATCTCAGGACAGTTGTCTGCTGGCCGGCGTCACGAGACCACATCCAGCATCGCCAGCCTCATCTGA
- the C12H1orf210 gene encoding type III endosome membrane protein TEMP → MNETNKTLVGPSELPTASAVVPGPGTGARAWPVLVGFVLGAVVLSLLIVLAAKCHLCRRYHASYRHRPLPGTGTGGRPQVAEDEDDDGFIEDNYIQPGTGELGTEGSRDNFSL, encoded by the exons ATGAATGAGACAAACAAAA CACTTGTGGGGCCCTCGGAGCTCCCCACAGCATCTGCTGTGGTCCCTGGCCCAGGGACTGGGGCTCGGGCGTGGCCTGTGCTGGTAGGATTTGTGCTGGGAGCTGTGGTCCTCTCGCTCCTCATCGTACTTGCTGCCAAATGCCACCTCTGCCGCCGATACCATGCCAGCTACCGGCACCGCCCACTGCCTGGGACAGGAACAGGGGGCCGCCCACAGGTGGCTgaagatgaggatgatgatggctTCATCGAGGACAATTACATTCAGCCTGGGACTGGCGAGCTGGGGACAGAGGGTAGCAGGGACAACTTCTCCCTCTGA